A single Drechmeria coniospora strain ARSEF 6962 chromosome 03, whole genome shotgun sequence DNA region contains:
- a CDS encoding tRNA-splicing endonuclease subunit Sen15 yields MERATPTDVDELSSSATTRSIDGVTQAVLRNLEDQHDWTKLEVRHEAGQERPLIRGLPPKLLYLHPDDQIAALAHERKTGEKLTRDPQFEWVLPVFLVEKWSLARFAAIFDSIDLEVGTRAKRIVLATLHHDSTVVYYLMQEGAVKPRQN; encoded by the coding sequence ATGGAAAGGGCCACGCCGAccgacgtggacgagctTTCGTCCTCCGCCACAACCCGAAGCATTGACGGCGTCACCCAGGCTGTCCTGCGCAACCTCGAGGACCAGCACGACTGGACAAAGCTCGAAGTTCGCCACGAAGCGGGCCAAGAGCGGCCACTGATCAGGGGTCTTCCCCCAAAGTTGCTCTACCTGCACCCGGATGACCAGATTGCGGCCCTCGCGCACGAGCGGAAAACGGGCGAGAAGTTGACGCGGGATCCCCAGTTCGAATGGGTTCTTCCCGTCTTTCTAGTCGAGAAGTGGTCGCTCGCCCGCTTCGCTGCCATCTTCGACTCGATTGATCTCGAGGTCGGCACGCGGGCCAAGAGGATCGTTCTGGCCACCCTGCACCACGACTCGACCGTTGTGTACTACTTGATGCAGGAAGGCGCCGTCAAGCCTCGCCAAAACTAG